From Calothrix sp. PCC 6303, a single genomic window includes:
- a CDS encoding DUF928 domain-containing protein → MSKIRLLFCASKLSTAACITLSVNLFFLFNIQPAVSQKASTQQGLWNKIFQPTRNPKPPVKPRKGGSRPTQAVCMISPDAPAEPRVVWNTQPLFIWNNGESKLKPANPLLGVKKIAVADGNFPINNPPENPQYLSTQIVTGKQHIAYQGQVLKPGQSYVWFVFLSETSTNPMMQVPFKIMDAQQRDRITKEIRLIEKLQQNQKASPEAIAFAKTKYFAEKQLWSDALQQAYSIANPSQELSQLQEDLPRQLCSTGNQGRSGKVLRYTKHN, encoded by the coding sequence ATGAGTAAAATTAGACTACTGTTCTGCGCGTCTAAATTATCCACGGCAGCTTGTATTACTTTGTCGGTTAATTTATTTTTTTTATTTAATATTCAACCCGCAGTATCTCAAAAAGCTTCCACGCAGCAGGGACTATGGAATAAAATTTTTCAACCCACCCGCAACCCCAAACCGCCTGTAAAACCCCGTAAAGGTGGTTCCCGTCCCACGCAAGCAGTATGCATGATTTCTCCCGATGCACCTGCCGAACCTCGTGTTGTTTGGAATACCCAACCTTTGTTTATTTGGAATAATGGAGAAAGCAAACTAAAACCAGCTAATCCACTATTGGGAGTGAAAAAAATTGCCGTTGCAGATGGAAATTTCCCAATTAATAATCCTCCTGAGAATCCCCAATATTTAAGCACGCAAATCGTCACCGGGAAACAACACATTGCCTATCAAGGTCAAGTATTAAAACCCGGTCAAAGCTATGTTTGGTTTGTGTTTTTAAGTGAAACAAGCACCAATCCTATGATGCAAGTTCCTTTTAAAATTATGGATGCACAACAACGCGATCGCATCACCAAAGAAATACGACTTATCGAGAAATTACAGCAAAACCAGAAAGCCAGCCCAGAAGCGATCGCATTTGCGAAGACTAAATATTTTGCCGAAAAACAACTGTGGTCGGATGCACTTCAACAAGCCTATTCGATCGCAAACCCCTCCCAGGAATTATCCCAACTACAGGAGGATTTGCCAAGGCAATTGTGTAGCACCGGAAACCAAGGCAGATCGGGTAAGGTACTTAGATATACTAAGCATAACTAA
- a CDS encoding DUF1822 family protein: MYTLPLSFEFERLPTETIKLKPADIDIAVQLSQNLPDESRQWQTYLNALGLFILKNWLEERDEHLTVDWQDSSIAKPELANVFPFVTNLQVGEFQVCTIALDNLFERQIPLSRLVVDLPEFVPHFYVLVEVGEEEQSGMIRGIINYQQLQDYLQIYSPANSVVDGNYQIPLDWFETEPNNILLYLRILKPQAIQLPTIDTNRQQELANLANQLAQLLPQLQTPSVELWQVLNWQQISAVVTFPDLLEWVYQLQTNRLQINPVSNSSITGNLRTENLQKYLRDRIRLITQPVINLGRWMWGELDEIGEALSWELIGLTPATEFRSPTAEFAVIRSQLETQGVEIPSSARCGHYNFYLAGNSLRIYAVAWNYSTEDDPNTWSLFLILGAPAPNLLPNNLKFRVSDKTGILSEQQVEPQQVNSYLFTAVVGTWEEKFTVTISIADGVEVTLPTFAFDIRQVG, encoded by the coding sequence ATGTATACTCTCCCCTTGTCCTTTGAATTTGAGCGTTTACCAACAGAAACTATTAAACTTAAACCGGCAGATATCGATATTGCCGTTCAATTAAGTCAAAATTTACCCGATGAATCGCGCCAATGGCAAACTTATTTGAATGCCTTAGGATTATTTATTTTAAAGAACTGGTTGGAAGAACGGGACGAACATCTCACTGTTGATTGGCAAGATTCAAGCATTGCTAAACCCGAACTTGCGAATGTGTTCCCGTTTGTGACAAATTTACAAGTTGGTGAATTTCAAGTTTGTACGATCGCCCTTGATAACCTCTTCGAGAGACAAATCCCTTTATCAAGATTAGTAGTGGATTTACCCGAATTTGTTCCACATTTTTATGTATTAGTAGAAGTTGGCGAAGAAGAACAATCGGGAATGATCAGAGGAATAATCAATTATCAGCAATTGCAGGATTATCTACAAATTTACTCTCCGGCTAATTCCGTTGTCGATGGTAATTATCAAATACCTTTAGATTGGTTTGAAACCGAACCGAATAATATTTTACTGTATTTACGTATCCTGAAACCACAGGCAATACAATTACCCACCATCGATACGAATCGGCAACAGGAATTAGCCAATTTAGCAAATCAATTAGCTCAATTGCTACCCCAATTACAAACACCATCAGTCGAATTATGGCAAGTTTTGAATTGGCAACAAATAAGTGCGGTTGTAACGTTTCCGGATTTACTAGAGTGGGTATATCAATTACAAACAAATAGGTTACAAATTAACCCAGTATCGAATAGTTCGATAACCGGAAATCTGCGAACTGAAAACCTCCAAAAATACCTACGCGATCGTATTCGGCTAATTACCCAACCAGTGATAAATTTAGGACGTTGGATGTGGGGTGAACTAGACGAAATCGGAGAAGCATTATCTTGGGAATTAATCGGTTTAACACCTGCTACAGAATTTCGCAGTCCTACCGCAGAATTCGCTGTAATTCGTTCTCAATTGGAAACTCAAGGTGTGGAAATTCCCAGCAGCGCGAGGTGCGGACATTACAATTTTTATTTAGCTGGTAATTCCCTAAGAATATACGCTGTAGCCTGGAATTATTCCACAGAAGATGACCCCAATACCTGGAGTTTATTTTTAATTTTAGGCGCACCCGCACCTAATCTTTTACCGAATAATTTGAAGTTTAGAGTCAGTGATAAAACTGGAATTTTGAGCGAGCAACAGGTTGAACCCCAACAGGTAAATTCCTATTTATTTACGGCGGTGGTGGGAACTTGGGAGGAGAAATTCACAGTCACTATTAGTATTGCAGATGGTGTAGAGGTGACATTGCCGACCTTTGCTTTTGATATTAGACAAGTGGGTTAA
- a CDS encoding CHASE2 domain-containing protein has product MTKFYLQVQQVENKCLFQLAWNHNQKITAEIFYPDKIIADYKIWQRIYHNFYSQESRGKVINIGVVAPPPIDWQAELVQAEAKLLYEFHQWLRSKELYDIRSILTANSFAHNSLTGNSINHLVTSKSQDISVDIFISCSNLELARLPWESWEISTQFSDRKLRIVRQPIHIQQSLEPIQRSPGKARILAIFGDDSGLNFEKEKQAILALKKFIQVDLISWQEGKDIQQFKYEIVEKLKSDRGWDILFFAGHSRETDLTGGQISIAPNATISLSEIEQPLVTAIQKGLKFALFNSCDGLSIATKLVELGLSQVAIMREPIHNCVAEEIFIQFLNNISQSQNVHQALFSACDYLKLEKNLTYPSAYLIPSLFCHPDASLFQLKIFSFGQYLKKLKPAPLETIIIASLTLISLQLPVQKWLLEKRILSQAMYRNLTSQVDTKTIPPILLVQIDNESINKAGILTPRPIDRQYMAKIIDKLVEVKAPVVGIDYLLDRPDSQRDRILNESLQAGLKSSSQPTRFVLATTRDHQGKWLNVYPQIASQNWSMEGEIEILPGWYMQLLPNDKSNHDPRPFAAVLAISQQVQQFSNSPQPQLTSQQDLWQQINNYINNLNVANSNPKNSNIKSTKSPNKTNYKITQSERHQLQPLTAFSYQLQQMWLHPVIDFSLPPRQVYQTISAWELLENSYDPKLIENLQKQITIVAPGGYEEAGTGNDNEDNFELPSAMDYWLNQENPDRHRIVLTGGEVHAYMTHHYLNNRIVVPIPDLWMVGLAILLGKLISKYFCNKNNQIKPEKTHQVLILLSVATVLYTLIGLQLYVSSAAIILPWLLPNITFWFYILDAFCKL; this is encoded by the coding sequence ATGACTAAATTTTATCTGCAAGTTCAACAAGTTGAAAATAAGTGTTTGTTTCAACTGGCATGGAATCATAATCAAAAAATTACCGCCGAGATTTTTTATCCAGATAAAATAATTGCTGATTATAAAATATGGCAGCGCATCTATCATAATTTTTACAGCCAAGAATCACGCGGCAAGGTAATTAATATCGGTGTTGTGGCTCCTCCTCCCATAGATTGGCAAGCGGAATTAGTGCAAGCAGAAGCTAAATTATTGTATGAATTTCACCAATGGCTACGTAGTAAGGAATTGTACGATATTCGTTCAATTTTGACCGCGAATAGTTTCGCCCATAATAGTCTAACTGGGAACAGTATTAATCATCTAGTAACGAGTAAATCCCAGGATATTTCCGTAGATATTTTTATTAGTTGTAGTAATCTTGAACTAGCACGACTACCTTGGGAAAGTTGGGAAATTAGTACTCAATTCTCCGATCGTAAACTCCGTATAGTTCGCCAACCAATCCACATTCAACAAAGTCTTGAACCAATTCAACGTTCTCCCGGTAAAGCCAGGATACTAGCGATTTTTGGTGACGATAGTGGGTTGAATTTTGAAAAAGAGAAGCAAGCAATTTTAGCCCTAAAAAAATTTATTCAAGTTGATTTGATTTCCTGGCAAGAAGGTAAAGATATTCAACAGTTCAAATACGAAATTGTCGAAAAGTTGAAAAGCGATCGCGGATGGGATATTTTATTTTTTGCTGGTCATAGTCGCGAAACCGATTTAACCGGGGGACAAATATCAATCGCGCCTAATGCAACAATTTCTTTGAGCGAAATCGAGCAACCCCTAGTAACAGCAATCCAAAAGGGATTAAAATTTGCCCTATTCAATTCCTGCGACGGTTTAAGTATTGCTACTAAATTAGTAGAATTGGGTTTGAGTCAAGTGGCAATTATGCGCGAACCAATTCACAATTGTGTCGCTGAAGAAATTTTTATTCAGTTTCTCAATAATATTTCCCAATCTCAAAATGTTCACCAGGCTTTATTTAGTGCTTGCGATTATCTCAAACTCGAAAAAAATCTCACCTATCCTAGTGCTTATTTAATTCCCTCCCTATTTTGCCACCCCGATGCTTCTTTGTTTCAACTTAAAATATTTAGCTTTGGGCAATATCTAAAAAAGCTTAAACCAGCACCTTTAGAAACAATTATAATTGCAAGTTTAACATTAATTAGTTTGCAATTACCTGTACAAAAATGGTTATTGGAAAAGCGTATTTTATCTCAAGCGATGTATCGCAATCTTACTAGCCAGGTTGATACAAAAACCATCCCGCCGATACTTTTAGTTCAAATCGATAACGAATCTATAAATAAAGCAGGAATCTTAACTCCCAGACCGATCGATCGCCAATATATGGCAAAAATTATCGATAAACTAGTCGAAGTCAAAGCCCCCGTTGTCGGTATCGATTATCTCCTAGACCGACCCGATTCCCAACGCGATCGCATTTTGAATGAATCGCTCCAAGCTGGCTTAAAATCCTCATCTCAGCCCACACGCTTTGTACTTGCCACAACCCGCGATCATCAAGGTAAATGGTTAAACGTCTATCCTCAAATCGCTAGTCAAAATTGGAGTATGGAGGGAGAAATCGAGATTTTGCCGGGATGGTATATGCAATTATTACCCAATGATAAATCTAACCACGACCCCCGACCATTTGCAGCCGTTTTAGCGATTTCCCAGCAGGTACAGCAATTTTCCAATTCACCCCAACCCCAACTTACTAGTCAACAAGATTTGTGGCAGCAGATAAACAATTATATTAATAATTTAAATGTTGCTAATTCTAATCCTAAAAATTCTAATATTAAAAGTACAAAAAGTCCCAATAAAACTAACTATAAAATAACCCAATCCGAACGCCATCAACTACAACCCCTAACTGCTTTTAGCTATCAACTTCAACAAATGTGGTTGCACCCAGTTATTGATTTTTCCCTACCCCCCCGACAAGTTTATCAAACTATCTCTGCTTGGGAATTACTCGAAAATTCTTATGACCCCAAGTTAATCGAAAACCTACAAAAACAAATCACGATCGTTGCACCGGGAGGCTACGAAGAAGCAGGAACGGGCAACGATAACGAAGATAATTTTGAATTACCATCCGCAATGGATTATTGGTTAAACCAAGAAAATCCCGATCGTCATCGCATCGTCCTCACAGGTGGCGAAGTTCACGCTTACATGACGCATCACTACTTAAATAACAGAATAGTCGTACCAATTCCAGATTTGTGGATGGTGGGTTTGGCAATCTTATTAGGTAAACTTATTTCCAAGTATTTTTGTAATAAAAATAATCAAATTAAACCGGAAAAGACCCATCAAGTGTTGATTCTATTAAGTGTGGCTACAGTGCTTTATACGCTAATCGGCTTGCAGTTGTATGTTTCATCTGCCGCGATTATTTTACCTTGGCTGTTACCAAATATAACGTTTTGGTTTTATATTTTGGATGCCTTTTGTAAATTATAA
- a CDS encoding WD40 repeat domain-containing protein — MKITLRITLILFLINFIFLPAKATAVVKARSTNIAIKNTHNNSQIAADPTSKKSILKPMTLLSGHSGGTAWNLDGKTLASASANNRTIQIWDTEKGHLIKILAASKNDIKNDEIKALAWSIDGKKLAATISDRIFIWNVNTGRLINTFKAVESLTPYKPIRAIAWNADNQTLAVLEETTIKLWNTTTGKLNATIANQFFRSSTANPIPINMVPQPPQIRSFAWSPDGKTIVSVAGSNAGCGSENTITLWDKTTGKRIKTIPGHYREPIVLCASAGASNALLSPIAWSQDGKFMTTVSFMTIGSGIELWDMTTHKFVKTLGEDSPIIDFSWYANSQTLVSLDRNQTIKFWDISTGKAIATFAIDLANITHILDVSWSHDGKKIASGKFSKDIKIWNIPSF; from the coding sequence ATGAAAATAACCCTGAGAATTACATTAATTTTATTTCTGATTAACTTTATATTTTTACCTGCAAAAGCGACAGCGGTGGTCAAAGCCCGGTCTACGAACATCGCTATCAAAAATACCCATAATAACTCCCAAATTGCAGCCGATCCCACAAGTAAAAAATCTATTCTCAAACCGATGACCTTACTTAGCGGACATAGCGGAGGTACTGCTTGGAATCTCGACGGAAAAACATTGGCTTCCGCTAGCGCTAACAATCGAACTATCCAAATTTGGGACACCGAAAAAGGACATCTCATCAAAATTTTGGCTGCGAGCAAAAACGACATCAAAAACGATGAAATCAAAGCTTTGGCTTGGAGTATCGATGGAAAAAAATTGGCTGCAACCATAAGCGATCGCATTTTTATCTGGAATGTCAACACAGGTCGGCTCATCAACACCTTTAAAGCGGTGGAAAGCCTAACACCCTACAAACCAATCAGAGCGATCGCGTGGAATGCAGATAATCAAACCCTAGCTGTTTTGGAAGAAACCACCATCAAACTCTGGAACACAACCACAGGGAAATTAAACGCAACGATCGCTAATCAATTTTTTCGTTCAAGCACCGCAAACCCGATCCCAATTAATATGGTTCCCCAACCTCCCCAGATTCGTAGTTTTGCCTGGAGTCCAGACGGTAAAACGATTGTATCCGTCGCTGGTAGCAATGCAGGCTGCGGTAGCGAGAACACCATTACACTCTGGGATAAAACCACGGGTAAACGGATTAAAACTATCCCAGGTCACTACCGTGAGCCGATTGTCCTATGTGCGAGTGCAGGGGCTAGTAATGCTTTACTCTCCCCTATCGCCTGGAGTCAGGATGGTAAATTTATGACCACAGTTAGTTTTATGACAATTGGTTCGGGGATCGAACTGTGGGATATGACAACCCATAAATTTGTCAAAACTCTAGGAGAAGATAGCCCCATTATCGATTTTAGTTGGTATGCCAATAGTCAAACCTTAGTTTCCCTCGATCGAAATCAAACAATAAAATTTTGGGATATTTCCACAGGTAAGGCGATCGCAACATTTGCGATCGATCTAGCCAACATCACCCACATCTTGGATGTATCCTGGAGTCACGACGGCAAAAAAATAGCTTCTGGCAAGTTTAGCAAAGATATCAAAATTTGGAATATCCCATCATTTTAG
- a CDS encoding CHAT domain-containing tetratricopeptide repeat protein → MSQSPASRKSIFDTLPRLIYCGCISIFSLVLLSESVGAGVNINQLQISQQPTTTNQPNPTRSEADKEAEKLTQEGLQLLKKDTPESLVVARKKFEAALILWEKLGNKPMHAVTLLLAGQINLSLNEQQKSLEYYKQALVLWRELGYKKEEAQTLNYIGRNYFNLGEKQKALEFYSQALPLLQTLGDKSEEAKTLIYIGNIYSDLGEKKKALEYYNQTLSLWRALSNRGEEAKILNSIGLLYDALGEKQKALENLNQALSLSRGAGDKGEETAILNNIGKVYSDLGENKKALEFYNQALPLFRALNDKGREATVLNNIANIYSNLGEKQKALENLNQVLSLLRLVGNKRMEAIANNNIGAVHSDLGEKKKALEYYNQALALFRAVANKDGEATTLNNIGGIYSDLGEKKKALEYYNQALTLSHTLGNRSGEATTLNNIGMIYSDLGENKKALEFYNRALPLLRAVGERRVEAITLNNIGAVYSDLGEKQKALEHVNQALSLYRVVGYKEGEATSINNLGKLYSDLGEKKKALEFYNQALSLHRAVGDKEGEARTLDNIGGIYLDFGNKQESLKLRNQALSLRRALDDKGGEARTLNNIATVHLALGENKKALEYFNQALLLLRALGDRNVEATTLNNIGAVYSDLGEKQKAIEFLKQALSLDRVVGNKVNEARTLWNFAELERKQGNLQAARQHIENAIQIIEELRGTYTDQDLKTTYFATVQGYYKFYIDLLMELHKQDPSKGYNALALNTSERSRARGLVELLAQANAKLSKNIDPQLIEREQELQTKRQAQEKNLAQLVNQPQVSRETIEQTEAEIQNIINQQKALKAQIRDRNPERDKITNPQPLTLGQIQQQLDKDTVLLQYSLGQNRSFLWLVTPTSLTSYELPKEAEITKIANRYHTALGDAATTNVAIESAQQLSQLILAPIKDKLANQLAGKRLVVVADGVLQQIPFAALHDLNGNKGSGNMQNIPTNRQTDRRGVNIKPNSPSPGKTNTNYQPLFLNYEIVNLPSASTIAIQREKTANRQPAPKKIAILADPVYTNDDERVTGKPRSLLGELELERSALDRSAQSLKRTGWSRLPNTATEARGILKLFPPTLSLQAFNFEANYNWATSKDLSQYQILHFATHGFVNPDQPELSGIVLSLLDSSGKQIPGYLRLADLFERDYPAELIVLSACETGLGKNVSGEGLVGLTRGLMYAGAERVALSLWKVNDEGTSVLMQEFYRQMLSNNLTPAQALRAAQRQLWQGSEWRSPHYWAAFTLQGEWS, encoded by the coding sequence ATGTCACAATCCCCAGCTAGTCGTAAAAGTATATTCGATACCCTACCAAGGTTGATCTATTGTGGTTGCATTAGTATATTCAGCCTGGTTTTACTTTCTGAATCAGTTGGTGCGGGAGTGAATATAAACCAGTTGCAAATTTCCCAGCAACCAACAACTACTAATCAACCAAATCCAACTCGATCTGAAGCAGATAAGGAAGCAGAGAAGTTAACTCAAGAAGGATTGCAATTATTAAAAAAAGATACCCCAGAGTCTTTAGTTGTAGCGAGGAAGAAATTTGAAGCAGCGTTAATTTTATGGGAAAAATTGGGCAATAAACCCATGCACGCAGTTACGCTTTTGCTTGCCGGTCAAATCAACTTGAGCTTAAATGAACAGCAAAAATCTCTCGAATATTATAAACAAGCTTTAGTTTTATGGCGCGAGCTAGGCTATAAGAAAGAAGAAGCTCAAACCCTCAATTATATTGGTCGTAACTATTTTAACTTGGGTGAAAAGCAAAAAGCTCTTGAATTTTACAGTCAAGCTTTACCTTTATTGCAAACATTGGGTGACAAAAGTGAAGAGGCTAAAACCCTCATTTATATTGGTAATATTTATTCGGATTTAGGAGAAAAGAAAAAAGCTCTTGAATATTACAACCAAACTTTATCTTTGTGGCGTGCATTGAGTAATAGGGGTGAGGAAGCTAAAATCCTCAATAGTATTGGTTTGCTTTATGATGCTCTAGGGGAAAAACAAAAAGCTCTTGAAAACCTTAACCAAGCCTTATCTTTATCGCGTGGAGCGGGGGATAAGGGTGAGGAAACAGCCATCCTTAATAATATTGGTAAAGTCTATTCGGATTTAGGAGAAAATAAAAAAGCTCTCGAATTTTATAACCAAGCTTTGCCTTTATTTCGCGCCTTGAACGATAAAGGTAGAGAAGCTACAGTCCTTAATAATATCGCTAATATCTACTCGAATCTAGGAGAGAAGCAAAAAGCTCTCGAAAACCTTAACCAAGTTTTATCTTTGTTGCGTTTAGTGGGCAATAAACGTATGGAAGCAATCGCAAATAATAATATTGGTGCAGTCCACTCGGATTTGGGAGAAAAGAAAAAAGCCCTCGAATACTACAACCAAGCTTTAGCTTTATTCCGTGCAGTAGCTAACAAAGATGGTGAAGCCACAACCCTCAATAATATTGGTGGAATCTACTCGGATTTAGGAGAAAAGAAAAAAGCCCTCGAGTACTACAACCAAGCTTTAACTTTGTCTCACACATTGGGGAATAGAAGTGGTGAAGCTACAACCCTCAATAATATTGGTATGATCTACTCGGATTTGGGGGAAAATAAAAAAGCTCTTGAATTTTACAATCGAGCTTTGCCATTATTGCGTGCAGTAGGTGAAAGACGTGTAGAAGCTATAACTCTCAATAATATTGGTGCAGTCTACTCGGATTTGGGAGAAAAGCAAAAAGCCCTCGAACATGTGAACCAAGCTTTATCTTTATATCGTGTAGTAGGTTATAAAGAAGGGGAAGCTACAAGCATCAATAACTTAGGTAAACTCTACTCGGATTTAGGAGAAAAGAAAAAAGCTCTTGAGTTTTACAACCAAGCTTTATCTTTACATCGTGCAGTGGGTGACAAAGAGGGAGAAGCCAGAACTCTCGATAATATTGGGGGAATTTATTTAGATTTTGGAAACAAACAAGAATCCCTCAAATTGCGGAATCAAGCTCTATCTTTACGTCGTGCATTGGATGACAAAGGGGGGGAAGCTCGCACTCTCAATAATATTGCTACAGTCCACTTGGCTTTAGGGGAAAATAAAAAAGCCCTCGAATACTTCAACCAAGCTTTGCTTTTATTGCGTGCATTGGGTGACAGAAATGTGGAAGCTACAACCCTCAATAATATTGGTGCAGTTTACTCAGATTTAGGAGAAAAACAAAAAGCCATCGAATTCTTAAAACAAGCTTTATCTTTGGATCGTGTGGTGGGAAACAAGGTTAATGAGGCTCGTACTTTATGGAATTTTGCTGAACTAGAACGCAAACAGGGAAATCTGCAAGCAGCGCGTCAACATATCGAAAATGCCATTCAAATCATCGAAGAATTGCGGGGAACCTACACCGACCAAGACTTAAAAACTACCTACTTTGCCACAGTCCAAGGTTATTACAAGTTCTACATCGACCTATTGATGGAACTCCACAAACAAGACCCATCCAAGGGTTACAATGCCCTGGCGCTGAATACCAGCGAACGTTCCCGTGCCCGTGGTTTAGTCGAACTCCTTGCCCAAGCTAACGCCAAACTCAGTAAAAACATTGACCCCCAACTCATCGAGCGAGAACAGGAATTACAAACCAAACGCCAAGCCCAGGAAAAAAATCTGGCTCAATTAGTTAACCAGCCACAGGTATCGCGGGAAACAATTGAGCAAACGGAAGCGGAAATTCAAAATATTATCAACCAACAAAAAGCCCTCAAAGCCCAGATCCGCGATCGCAATCCGGAACGGGATAAGATCACCAACCCCCAACCGCTAACTTTAGGGCAAATTCAACAACAACTCGACAAAGATACCGTATTACTTCAATATTCCCTTGGTCAAAACCGCAGTTTTTTGTGGTTAGTCACTCCCACATCCCTAACTAGCTACGAATTACCCAAGGAAGCAGAAATCACCAAAATCGCCAATCGATATCACACCGCCCTAGGAGATGCTGCAACGACCAATGTGGCGATCGAGTCTGCTCAACAACTCAGTCAACTTATCCTCGCACCCATCAAAGATAAATTAGCCAATCAATTGGCAGGGAAGCGCTTAGTTGTAGTTGCGGATGGTGTACTCCAACAAATTCCCTTCGCTGCCTTACACGACCTCAACGGGAATAAGGGTTCGGGAAATATGCAAAATATTCCAACCAATCGACAAACAGATCGACGTGGAGTTAACATCAAACCCAATTCCCCAAGCCCAGGAAAAACCAACACCAACTACCAACCCCTATTCCTGAACTACGAAATAGTTAATCTACCTTCCGCATCAACGATTGCAATTCAACGGGAAAAAACTGCCAACCGCCAACCCGCACCCAAAAAAATCGCGATTCTGGCTGACCCTGTATATACCAACGACGACGAACGAGTTACTGGAAAACCGCGATCGCTTTTAGGAGAACTCGAACTCGAACGCTCTGCCCTCGATCGTTCTGCCCAAAGTCTCAAGCGTACAGGTTGGAGCAGATTACCCAACACAGCCACGGAAGCACGGGGAATATTAAAGCTGTTTCCTCCAACATTGAGTTTGCAAGCGTTTAATTTTGAAGCTAACTACAACTGGGCTACAAGTAAAGACCTCAGCCAATACCAAATTCTCCACTTTGCTACCCACGGTTTCGTCAATCCCGACCAACCGGAGTTATCGGGAATTGTGCTGTCACTGCTAGATAGCAGCGGTAAACAAATACCCGGTTATTTACGACTGGCTGATTTATTTGAGCGGGATTACCCTGCCGAGTTAATCGTGTTGAGTGCCTGCGAAACTGGACTCGGCAAAAACGTCAGCGGTGAAGGTTTAGTTGGGTTGACACGGGGGTTAATGTATGCAGGTGCCGAACGGGTGGCACTGTCGTTGTGGAAGGTCAACGATGAGGGAACATCGGTGTTGATGCAGGAATTTTACCGACAAATGTTGTCGAATAACCTGACTCCTGCCCAAGCGCTAAGAGCAGCCCAACGACAGCTGTGGCAGGGTTCCGAATGGCGCAGTCCCCACTACTGGGCTGCTTTTACCCTACAGGGGGAATGGAGTTGA
- a CDS encoding endonuclease/exonuclease/phosphatase family protein encodes MLKKILIFSISIALICLTFVSFVNYKAWFWPLELLAHFQLQYLIVSLIISTTLLILWWRGYFKYKLLIFLSLMLVGLNSIGILPWYLPHPQQINNASQPLRILQFNLNPDNDHFSEVAEVVKEQKPDVALFIEVDKNAVEQLNTKLKDILPYSFRSPGGGLALFTRQPFRDAKGDKLNGDATNLLATLEINNKPIQLIGTHPTIPIKPSTFHRRNRQLTALSSYVSTLKVPVIVLGDFNLTPWSPYYREFVQKSGLHNASLGYGILPSWPRSATHVRYPNWLIPLMNIPIDHCFVTKEFRIAGIRTSSHANSDHAPLITDLVLSKNPKSQIQSL; translated from the coding sequence ATGCTGAAAAAAATACTTATCTTCTCAATTAGCATCGCTTTAATTTGCTTAACATTCGTATCATTCGTAAATTATAAAGCTTGGTTTTGGCCATTAGAACTATTAGCTCATTTTCAATTACAATATTTAATTGTTTCTTTAATTATCAGCACTACTTTATTAATTCTTTGGTGGAGAGGTTACTTTAAATATAAACTCTTAATCTTTCTCTCCTTAATGCTAGTTGGTTTAAACTCTATCGGAATCCTTCCTTGGTATTTACCCCACCCACAGCAAATAAATAATGCCTCTCAACCTCTAAGAATTTTACAGTTCAATTTAAACCCTGATAATGACCACTTTAGCGAAGTAGCTGAAGTCGTAAAAGAACAAAAACCTGATGTCGCTTTATTTATTGAAGTTGATAAAAATGCAGTTGAGCAACTAAATACAAAATTAAAAGATATTTTACCTTATTCCTTTAGAAGCCCAGGTGGTGGTTTAGCGCTTTTTACCCGTCAACCCTTCCGAGATGCTAAGGGAGATAAATTAAACGGAGACGCTACTAATTTACTTGCAACTTTAGAAATTAACAACAAACCCATCCAATTAATTGGGACTCATCCAACCATACCAATAAAGCCCTCAACCTTTCACCGCCGCAATCGCCAATTAACAGCATTGAGCAGTTATGTGAGTACCCTTAAAGTCCCAGTAATTGTCCTTGGAGATTTTAACTTAACACCTTGGTCTCCTTATTACCGAGAATTTGTCCAAAAATCTGGGTTACATAATGCTAGTTTAGGTTATGGTATTTTACCTAGTTGGCCTCGAAGCGCAACTCACGTCCGCTACCCCAATTGGTTAATTCCTCTCATGAACATTCCCATTGACCATTGTTTTGTCACTAAAGAATTTCGCATAGCAGGAATTCGTACTAGCTCCCATGCTAACTCAGACCACGCACCATTAATTACCGACTTAGTATTGTCTAAAAATCCAAAATCTCAAATCCAGTCGCTATAA